Proteins from a genomic interval of Arachis hypogaea cultivar Tifrunner chromosome 10, arahy.Tifrunner.gnm2.J5K5, whole genome shotgun sequence:
- the LOC112715077 gene encoding two-component response regulator ARR11 isoform X2 translates to MDNNNGCFSSPRRDAFPAGLRVLVVDDDPTWLRILEKMLKKCSYEVTTCCLARHALHLLRERKDGYDIVISDVNMPDMDGFKLLEHVGLEMDLPVIMMSVDGETSRVMKGVQHGACDYLLKPIRMKELRNIWQHVFRKRIHEAREFESFEGFESIHLMRNGLEQCDDGNLFALEDMTSTKKRKDADNKHDDRELIDPSSTKKARVVWSVDLHQKFVKAVNQIGFDKVGPKKILDLMNVPWLTRENVASHLQKYRLYLSRLQKENDLKSSSSIGMNPDLAATDLGSFVGVQNSVSKKQNDVSIDSCSYSEGALQLQNMETKTHEGSSDPNGTISPPATTEKGRTMIRNFVSEKKMRKNQPFDSLEPEGNHTAVIDCSIPTQFSWNEVPEIQLKDHKPLVQLEGNLSHKFPVTGEEVTACIKTKPLCADYKCEYKSSVSSIGSAVDNNTFPIEPGSLMMNDPSTAPISTTNSGLKTQASNLNSISDMEFCQRNLLLDAVSLPLDDDLHFNWLHGECSNINFSLQNIGYYDPGLIAEIPTHYYDSAADYAVIDQGLFIS, encoded by the exons ATGGACAATAATAATGGTTGCTTCTCTTCACCAAGACGTGATGCTTTTCCAGCAGGTCTAAGAGTCCTTGTTGTTGATGATGACCCAACATGGCTTAGGATCCTTGAAAAGATGCTCAAGAAGTGTTCCTATGAAG TGACAACATGTTGTTTGGCGAGGCATGCTCTACACTTGCTTCGCGAAAGGAAAGACGGGTATGATATAGTGATCAGCGATGTGAACATGCCTGACATGGATGGATTCAAACTTCTAGAGCATGTTGGACTTGAGATGGATCTTCCTGTGATTA TGATGTCTGTTGATGGAGAAACAAGCAGGGTGATGAAAGGTGTTCAACACGGAGCATGCGATTATCTGCTTAAGCCTATAAGGATGAAGGAACTGCGAAACATATGGCAGCATGTCTTTAGGAAAAGGATACACGAGGCGAGAGAATTCGAGAGTTTTGAAGGTTTCGAGAGCATTCACCTGATGAGAAACGGATTGGAGCAATGCGATGATGGGAACCTGTTTGCCCTTGAAGACATGACCtcaactaagaaaagaaaagatgcaGATAACAAACACGATGACAGAGAATTGATAGATCCATCATCCACAAAGAAAGCTAGAGTAGTTTGGTCTGTGGATCTTCACCAGAAGTTTGTTAAAGCAGTGAATCAAATTGGATTTGATA AAGTTGGTCCAAAGAAAATACTAGATCTCATGAATGTTCCTTGGCTGACTAGAGAAAATGTTGCAAGCCACTTGCAG AAGTATCGGCTTTACCTAAGCCGGCTTCAAAAAGAGAACGATCTGAAGTCGTCTTCCTCAATCGGAATGAACCCGGATTTAGCCGCAACAGATCTAGGGAGTTTTGTTGGAGTTCAGAACTCAGTGAGCAAGAAACAAAATGATGTTTCAATTGACAGCTGCAGTTATTCAGAAGGAGCACTGCAACTTCAGAACATGGAAACCAAAACTCATGAAGGTAGCAGTGATCCAAACGGAACTATTTCTCCGCCTGCCACTACAGAAAAAGGAAGAACTATGATCAGAAACTTTGTTTCCGAGAAAAAGATGAGAAAGAACCAACCTTTTGACTCTCTTGAGCCGGAAGGAAACCACACAGCAGTAATTGATTGCTCCATTCCAACACAATTCTCTTGGAATGAAGTTCCAGAAATTCAACTCAAAGATCACAAGCCACTTGTTCAGTTAGAGGGTAACTTAAGCCACAAGTTTCCAGTAACAG GGGAGGAGGTCACGGCATGCATCAAAACAAAACCTTTGTGTGCAGATTACAAGTGTGAATACAAGAGTTCCGTGAGTTCGATAGGATCGGCAGTTGACAATAACACGTTCCCTATTGAACCAGGAAGCCTTATGATGAATGATCCATCAACAGCACCAATTTCAACTACAAATTCGGGATTGAAAACACAAGCATCTAACCTCAACAGCATTTCGGATATGGAATTTTGCCAGAGAAACCTACTTTTGGATGCAGTTTCGCTACCGTTGGACGATGATCTGCATTTTAATTGGCTACATGGGGAATGCTCTAACATCAACTTCAGCCTGCAGAACATAGGGTATTATGATCCAGGGCTTATTGCAGAAATTCCAACTCATTACTATGATTCAGCAGCAGATTATGCAGTCATAGATCAAGGTCTATTCATATCATGA
- the LOC112715076 gene encoding uncharacterized protein isoform X2 gives MAAESTSFLFRSFSAPSETSTATQEGDSKRVLGESISFGRFLSESLNWERWSSFTSNRYVEEAEKYSKPGSVAAKKAYFEAHYKRKAAEKQAVLAQEANEASGTFNSETLESNCNDSSDVAESSADAIVTSDEQPDKEADDCQVVIDCTSRNNLDVGQSDSGISNVHGEGDGYTHVITNLNVESCVITDDSNQHDQIEIHQNIALPGEEKKSDHGVADPQVLPLPTEGTEVNSSPELSAKTCTPQQLSHTLNERKAAEALPPRSGIKKKSISILTENRRQTSQSLHMSINLSSGNGETSKTDAQSRNGVNSALKSKKAVEVSIEKKRLTGPSGANKTSMTATATAAVKPRPVNHTLKGMKPGEGSVEKRPTSSSLRRSLNLPSSTGKATEMTSVFDKRIERNHCSLRNIPKVRSLASNISTKVSHDFSNQDSENPPYPGRRTEEVLKSVSRGVAANVKLPSASSECMKSSSSNKIIPRPPTMSSPFTFRSEERAVKRKEFLERVYGIKNKEVEKIQFQRTPENNIKHDFKLGQSSGSKPKLNQDGHGASCSPSNQIQKTSVTHKSFGNSWKPPISTNNSNRATEKLNRSTRHSVTSMTKITRENASPNIQH, from the exons ATGGCAGCTGAATCGACCAGTTTTCTCTTTCGTTCGTTCTCGGCTCCGTCGGAAACTTCCACCGCCACTCAAGAG GGGGACTCCAAGAGGGTACTTGGTGAATCTATTTCTTTTGGGAGGTTTTTGTCAGAAAGTCTGAATTGGGAGAGATGGTCATCGTTCACAAGCAATCGTTATGTGGAGGAGGCCGAGAAATATTCCAAGCCGGGTTCTGTTGCTGCGAAAAAGGCCTACTTCGAGGCTCATTACAAGAGGAAGGCTGCGGAGAAACAGGCTGTCTTGGCTCAAGAAGCTAATGAAGCTTCAGGAACATTCAATTCAGAAACACTGGAATCAAATTGCAATGACTCATCAGATGTTGCCGAGTCAAGTGCCGATGCGATTGTGACTTCAGATGAACAGCCAGACAAAGAAGCTGATGATTGCCAAGTTGTTATTGATTGTACCAGTAGAAATAACCTTGATGTTGGACAAAGTGATTCAGGCATTTCCAATGTGCATGGAGAAGGGGACGGGTATACTCACGTTATTACAAACCTTAATGTCGAAAGCTGTGTCATTACTGATGATTCTAACCAGCATGATCAAATTGAAATCCATCAGAATATTGCTCTCCCTGGAGAAGAGAAGAAGTCTGATCAT GGTGTCGCTGATCCGCAAGTTTTGCCTTTGCCTACTGAAGGAACAGAAGTAAATTCTTCGCCAGAATTATCAGCTAAAACTTGTACCCCCCAGCAGCTTTCTCATACTCTTAATGAAAGGAAGGCTGCGGAAGCATTGCCTCCTAGAAGTGGAATAAAAAAGAAGTCAATCAGCATCTTGACTGAGAATCGTAGGCAAACTTCACAGTCACTCCACATGTCCATCAATCTTTCCTCAGGCAATGGTGAAACAAGCAAAACAGATGCACAATCCAGAAATGGCGTAAACAGCGCCTTGAAAAGTAAGAAGGCTGTTGAAGTTTCAATTGAGAAGAAGAGACTAACCGGTCCTTCTGGTGCCAATAAAACAAGTATGACAGCTACTGCTACTGCAGCTGTTAAACCTAGACCTGTAAATCACACATTGAAGGGTATGAAGCCAGGCGAAGGCTCTGTGGAGAAGAGGCCAACTTCAAGCTCACTCCGCAGATCACTCAATCTCCCTTCTAGCACAGGCAAAGCAACTGAAATGACTTCAGTGTTTGATAAAAGAATTGAAAGGAATCATTGTAGTTTGCGCAATATTCCCAAAGTTCGTTCACTGGCATCTAACATATCAACTAAG GTGTCTCATGATTTCTCGAATCAAGATTCAGAAAATCCACCTTATCCAGGAAGAAG GACTGAAGAGGTACTTAAGTCTGTGTCTAGAGGTGTTGCTGCGAATGTGAAACTTCCCTCTGCCTCTTCTGA ATGCATGAAATCTTCTAGCAGCAACAAAATTATTCCTCGACCCCCTACCATGTCATCACCGTTTACATTCAGAAGTGAAGAAAGAGCAGTAAAACGCAAAGAG TTCCTTGAAAGGGTGTATGGAATCAAAAACAAAGAAGTTGAGAAAATTCAGTTTCAAAGGACACCCGAG AATAATATAAAGCATGATTTCAAGCTGGGGCAGAGCAGTGGCTCTAAACCCAAACTAAATCAGGACGGGCATGGTGCATCGTGCTCGCCTAGTAATCAGATCCAAAAG ACCTCAGTGACACATAAAAGCTTTGGAAATTCATGGAAGCCTCCAATCAGCACCAACAATTCCAATCGTGCTACAGAAAAACTCAACCGATCAACAAGGCACTCAGTAACTTCAATGACAAAGATCACACGAGAAAATGCTTCTCCAAATATTCAGCATTGA
- the LOC112715077 gene encoding two-component response regulator ARR11 isoform X1, with protein sequence MDNNNGCFSSPRRDAFPAGLRVLVVDDDPTWLRILEKMLKKCSYEVTTCCLARHALHLLRERKDGYDIVISDVNMPDMDGFKLLEHVGLEMDLPVIMMSVDGETSRVMKGVQHGACDYLLKPIRMKELRNIWQHVFRKRIHEAREFESFEGFESIHLMRNGLEQCDDGNLFALEDMTSTKKRKDADNKHDDRELIDPSSTKKARVVWSVDLHQKFVKAVNQIGFDKVGPKKILDLMNVPWLTRENVASHLQKYRLYLSRLQKENDLKSSSSIGMNPDLAATDLGSFVGVQNSVSKKQNDVSIDSCSYSEGALQLQNMETKTHEGSSDPNGTISPPATTEKGRTMIRNFVSEKKMRKNQPFDSLEPEGNHTAVIDCSIPTQFSWNEVPEIQLKDHKPLVQLEGNLSHKFPVTGKKHQIQVDHQSPSIGSIGSPSLTGEEVTACIKTKPLCADYKCEYKSSVSSIGSAVDNNTFPIEPGSLMMNDPSTAPISTTNSGLKTQASNLNSISDMEFCQRNLLLDAVSLPLDDDLHFNWLHGECSNINFSLQNIGYYDPGLIAEIPTHYYDSAADYAVIDQGLFIS encoded by the exons ATGGACAATAATAATGGTTGCTTCTCTTCACCAAGACGTGATGCTTTTCCAGCAGGTCTAAGAGTCCTTGTTGTTGATGATGACCCAACATGGCTTAGGATCCTTGAAAAGATGCTCAAGAAGTGTTCCTATGAAG TGACAACATGTTGTTTGGCGAGGCATGCTCTACACTTGCTTCGCGAAAGGAAAGACGGGTATGATATAGTGATCAGCGATGTGAACATGCCTGACATGGATGGATTCAAACTTCTAGAGCATGTTGGACTTGAGATGGATCTTCCTGTGATTA TGATGTCTGTTGATGGAGAAACAAGCAGGGTGATGAAAGGTGTTCAACACGGAGCATGCGATTATCTGCTTAAGCCTATAAGGATGAAGGAACTGCGAAACATATGGCAGCATGTCTTTAGGAAAAGGATACACGAGGCGAGAGAATTCGAGAGTTTTGAAGGTTTCGAGAGCATTCACCTGATGAGAAACGGATTGGAGCAATGCGATGATGGGAACCTGTTTGCCCTTGAAGACATGACCtcaactaagaaaagaaaagatgcaGATAACAAACACGATGACAGAGAATTGATAGATCCATCATCCACAAAGAAAGCTAGAGTAGTTTGGTCTGTGGATCTTCACCAGAAGTTTGTTAAAGCAGTGAATCAAATTGGATTTGATA AAGTTGGTCCAAAGAAAATACTAGATCTCATGAATGTTCCTTGGCTGACTAGAGAAAATGTTGCAAGCCACTTGCAG AAGTATCGGCTTTACCTAAGCCGGCTTCAAAAAGAGAACGATCTGAAGTCGTCTTCCTCAATCGGAATGAACCCGGATTTAGCCGCAACAGATCTAGGGAGTTTTGTTGGAGTTCAGAACTCAGTGAGCAAGAAACAAAATGATGTTTCAATTGACAGCTGCAGTTATTCAGAAGGAGCACTGCAACTTCAGAACATGGAAACCAAAACTCATGAAGGTAGCAGTGATCCAAACGGAACTATTTCTCCGCCTGCCACTACAGAAAAAGGAAGAACTATGATCAGAAACTTTGTTTCCGAGAAAAAGATGAGAAAGAACCAACCTTTTGACTCTCTTGAGCCGGAAGGAAACCACACAGCAGTAATTGATTGCTCCATTCCAACACAATTCTCTTGGAATGAAGTTCCAGAAATTCAACTCAAAGATCACAAGCCACTTGTTCAGTTAGAGGGTAACTTAAGCCACAAGTTTCCAGTAACAGGTAAGAAGCACCAAATCCAAGTTGATCATCAATCACCATCAATTGGTTCGATTGGTTCTCCATCTTTGACAGGGGAGGAGGTCACGGCATGCATCAAAACAAAACCTTTGTGTGCAGATTACAAGTGTGAATACAAGAGTTCCGTGAGTTCGATAGGATCGGCAGTTGACAATAACACGTTCCCTATTGAACCAGGAAGCCTTATGATGAATGATCCATCAACAGCACCAATTTCAACTACAAATTCGGGATTGAAAACACAAGCATCTAACCTCAACAGCATTTCGGATATGGAATTTTGCCAGAGAAACCTACTTTTGGATGCAGTTTCGCTACCGTTGGACGATGATCTGCATTTTAATTGGCTACATGGGGAATGCTCTAACATCAACTTCAGCCTGCAGAACATAGGGTATTATGATCCAGGGCTTATTGCAGAAATTCCAACTCATTACTATGATTCAGCAGCAGATTATGCAGTCATAGATCAAGGTCTATTCATATCATGA
- the LOC112715076 gene encoding uncharacterized protein isoform X1, producing the protein MAAESTSFLFRSFSAPSETSTATQEGDSKRVLGESISFGRFLSESLNWERWSSFTSNRYVEEAEKYSKPGSVAAKKAYFEAHYKRKAAEKQAVLAQEANEASGTFNSETLESNCNDSSDVAESSADAIVTSDEQPDKEADDCQVVIDCTSRNNLDVGQSDSGISNVHGEGDGYTHVITNLNVESCVITDDSNQHDQIEIHQNIALPGEEKKSDHGVADPQVLPLPTEGTEVNSSPELSAKTCTPQQLSHTLNERKAAEALPPRSGIKKKSISILTENRRQTSQSLHMSINLSSGNGETSKTDAQSRNGVNSALKSKKAVEVSIEKKRLTGPSGANKTSMTATATAAVKPRPVNHTLKGMKPGEGSVEKRPTSSSLRRSLNLPSSTGKATEMTSVFDKRIERNHCSLRNIPKVRSLASNISTKVSHDFSNQDSENPPYPGRRTEEVLKSVSRGVAANVKLPSASSECMKSSSSNKIIPRPPTMSSPFTFRSEERAVKRKEFLERVYGIKNKEVEKIQFQRTPEQNNIKHDFKLGQSSGSKPKLNQDGHGASCSPSNQIQKTSVTHKSFGNSWKPPISTNNSNRATEKLNRSTRHSVTSMTKITRENASPNIQH; encoded by the exons ATGGCAGCTGAATCGACCAGTTTTCTCTTTCGTTCGTTCTCGGCTCCGTCGGAAACTTCCACCGCCACTCAAGAG GGGGACTCCAAGAGGGTACTTGGTGAATCTATTTCTTTTGGGAGGTTTTTGTCAGAAAGTCTGAATTGGGAGAGATGGTCATCGTTCACAAGCAATCGTTATGTGGAGGAGGCCGAGAAATATTCCAAGCCGGGTTCTGTTGCTGCGAAAAAGGCCTACTTCGAGGCTCATTACAAGAGGAAGGCTGCGGAGAAACAGGCTGTCTTGGCTCAAGAAGCTAATGAAGCTTCAGGAACATTCAATTCAGAAACACTGGAATCAAATTGCAATGACTCATCAGATGTTGCCGAGTCAAGTGCCGATGCGATTGTGACTTCAGATGAACAGCCAGACAAAGAAGCTGATGATTGCCAAGTTGTTATTGATTGTACCAGTAGAAATAACCTTGATGTTGGACAAAGTGATTCAGGCATTTCCAATGTGCATGGAGAAGGGGACGGGTATACTCACGTTATTACAAACCTTAATGTCGAAAGCTGTGTCATTACTGATGATTCTAACCAGCATGATCAAATTGAAATCCATCAGAATATTGCTCTCCCTGGAGAAGAGAAGAAGTCTGATCAT GGTGTCGCTGATCCGCAAGTTTTGCCTTTGCCTACTGAAGGAACAGAAGTAAATTCTTCGCCAGAATTATCAGCTAAAACTTGTACCCCCCAGCAGCTTTCTCATACTCTTAATGAAAGGAAGGCTGCGGAAGCATTGCCTCCTAGAAGTGGAATAAAAAAGAAGTCAATCAGCATCTTGACTGAGAATCGTAGGCAAACTTCACAGTCACTCCACATGTCCATCAATCTTTCCTCAGGCAATGGTGAAACAAGCAAAACAGATGCACAATCCAGAAATGGCGTAAACAGCGCCTTGAAAAGTAAGAAGGCTGTTGAAGTTTCAATTGAGAAGAAGAGACTAACCGGTCCTTCTGGTGCCAATAAAACAAGTATGACAGCTACTGCTACTGCAGCTGTTAAACCTAGACCTGTAAATCACACATTGAAGGGTATGAAGCCAGGCGAAGGCTCTGTGGAGAAGAGGCCAACTTCAAGCTCACTCCGCAGATCACTCAATCTCCCTTCTAGCACAGGCAAAGCAACTGAAATGACTTCAGTGTTTGATAAAAGAATTGAAAGGAATCATTGTAGTTTGCGCAATATTCCCAAAGTTCGTTCACTGGCATCTAACATATCAACTAAG GTGTCTCATGATTTCTCGAATCAAGATTCAGAAAATCCACCTTATCCAGGAAGAAG GACTGAAGAGGTACTTAAGTCTGTGTCTAGAGGTGTTGCTGCGAATGTGAAACTTCCCTCTGCCTCTTCTGA ATGCATGAAATCTTCTAGCAGCAACAAAATTATTCCTCGACCCCCTACCATGTCATCACCGTTTACATTCAGAAGTGAAGAAAGAGCAGTAAAACGCAAAGAG TTCCTTGAAAGGGTGTATGGAATCAAAAACAAAGAAGTTGAGAAAATTCAGTTTCAAAGGACACCCGAG CAGAATAATATAAAGCATGATTTCAAGCTGGGGCAGAGCAGTGGCTCTAAACCCAAACTAAATCAGGACGGGCATGGTGCATCGTGCTCGCCTAGTAATCAGATCCAAAAG ACCTCAGTGACACATAAAAGCTTTGGAAATTCATGGAAGCCTCCAATCAGCACCAACAATTCCAATCGTGCTACAGAAAAACTCAACCGATCAACAAGGCACTCAGTAACTTCAATGACAAAGATCACACGAGAAAATGCTTCTCCAAATATTCAGCATTGA